One genomic region from Sphingobacterium sp. UGAL515B_05 encodes:
- a CDS encoding outer membrane protein assembly factor BamD, whose amino-acid sequence MFLNRRIAAICAGMMFLLVFTGCKSKFEKLRASNNIAQKYEEAVKLYEKKKYTKALVLFDDLRTKFRGQAEAENIYYYLAFANYRLKDYTSAAFHFKDFADVYPNSARAEECRFMHAYCYYLDSPRSTLDQANTRKAIDALQLFVNLYPESERSKEAADLIQKLRDKLELKAFANARLYYDMGLNDDYRAAVIALQNVLKEYPDTKYAEEIEFLTLKAQYIYASKSIFLKQESRFDEALDYYRNFASNFPNSKHMKEAESLREDSEKGIKTALSQVKEYNKALAEQEVYIKEQKAKKEKENTQKDESKK is encoded by the coding sequence ATGTTTTTAAATAGGCGTATAGCGGCTATCTGTGCCGGCATGATGTTTCTATTGGTATTTACTGGTTGTAAAAGTAAATTTGAGAAATTGCGCGCAAGCAATAACATCGCTCAAAAGTACGAAGAGGCCGTAAAACTTTATGAGAAAAAGAAATATACAAAGGCGTTAGTTTTGTTTGATGACTTGCGGACCAAGTTCCGTGGACAAGCTGAAGCAGAAAATATTTACTATTATTTGGCATTTGCCAATTACCGTCTAAAAGATTATACATCTGCAGCATTTCACTTTAAAGATTTTGCGGATGTTTATCCAAATAGTGCAAGAGCAGAGGAATGTAGATTTATGCATGCCTATTGTTATTACTTGGATTCCCCGAGATCGACGTTAGATCAAGCAAATACAAGAAAGGCAATAGATGCATTACAGCTCTTTGTCAATCTCTATCCCGAATCGGAACGGTCCAAAGAAGCCGCCGATCTTATTCAGAAATTAAGAGATAAGCTTGAGCTTAAAGCATTTGCCAATGCGAGACTGTATTATGACATGGGGCTTAATGATGATTATAGGGCCGCTGTCATTGCATTACAGAATGTATTAAAAGAATATCCTGATACAAAATATGCAGAAGAGATTGAGTTTTTAACCTTAAAAGCACAATACATATATGCATCCAAAAGTATCTTCCTGAAACAAGAAAGTAGATTTGATGAAGCCTTGGATTATTACCGTAACTTCGCTAGTAATTTTCCAAATAGCAAACATATGAAAGAGGCCGAATCTCTTCGCGAAGACTCTGAGAAAGGAATTAAAACCGCTCTCTCTCAAGTGAAGGAGTATAATAAGGCCCTTGCAGAACAGGAAGTTTATATCAAAGAACAAAAGGCGAAAAAAGAAAAAGAAAATACCCAAAAAGATGAGTCAAAAAAATAA
- a CDS encoding inorganic phosphate transporter, with protein sequence MMSTLLVVVIVLAIAFDYINGFHDAANSIATVVSTKVLTPAMAVLWAAIFNFAAYFYFTDHKVANTIAKTVLEEYITLEVIFAGLLAAIGWNLFTWYYGVPSSSSHTLIGGFAGSGMAYAFILGADPIHAINIDATLKIIAFIVLAPIIGMTISVIITLIVINLAKNSRPSVAEKWFKVLQLVSSAALSFAHGGNDAQKVMGIILVAMVAGGYVPTTEHMPEWIPLTCYAAIAAGTMSGGWKIVKTMGTKITKVTPLEGVCAESAGAVTLGITEHFGIPASTTHTITGAIIGVGVVKRVSAVRWGVTISLLWAWILTIPVSAVLGGLSLLIVHYLL encoded by the coding sequence ATGATGTCAACATTACTCGTTGTTGTGATTGTCCTTGCAATTGCTTTTGACTACATCAATGGATTCCATGATGCAGCCAACTCTATTGCGACAGTTGTATCAACAAAAGTCTTAACGCCAGCAATGGCGGTTTTATGGGCTGCAATATTCAACTTTGCAGCTTACTTCTACTTTACCGATCATAAAGTAGCCAATACTATTGCAAAAACGGTATTGGAAGAATACATTACCTTGGAAGTTATTTTTGCGGGGTTACTTGCAGCGATTGGCTGGAACTTATTTACATGGTATTATGGTGTACCATCAAGTTCGTCCCATACACTTATTGGTGGTTTTGCCGGATCAGGTATGGCTTACGCTTTTATTCTGGGCGCAGATCCGATTCATGCAATCAATATCGATGCGACCTTAAAGATTATTGCTTTTATCGTACTTGCGCCTATTATAGGTATGACGATATCGGTTATCATCACATTGATTGTAATCAACCTAGCAAAAAACTCCCGTCCAAGTGTTGCCGAAAAATGGTTCAAGGTATTGCAACTTGTTTCATCAGCAGCCTTGAGCTTTGCGCATGGAGGTAATGATGCACAGAAAGTAATGGGAATTATCCTTGTAGCCATGGTAGCCGGTGGTTATGTCCCAACGACTGAACACATGCCAGAGTGGATTCCATTGACTTGTTACGCAGCAATAGCCGCTGGAACAATGAGTGGCGGATGGAAAATTGTAAAAACAATGGGAACCAAAATCACAAAAGTAACTCCTTTGGAGGGTGTTTGTGCTGAATCCGCAGGAGCTGTAACATTAGGTATCACCGAACATTTTGGGATCCCAGCTTCAACAACGCACACCATTACCGGTGCAATCATCGGTGTAGGGGTCGTCAAACGTGTTTCGGCAGTACGTTGGGGGGTCACAATCAGCTTATTATGGGCTTGGATATTGACAATTCCAGTTTCAGCGGTATTGGGTGGATTGTCGTTATTGATCGTACATTATTTGCTTTAG
- a CDS encoding FtsX-like permease family protein gives MNLPFLFAKRYLFSKKSVNAINIISSISVIGVMVSSAALIILLSSFNGMEQLILSMYSKFAPELKIEPQKGKLFDSKQNVFTELRRDTNVIHYTEVLQEKVLLQYANRQFIANIKGIEPESLSRKTGDSIIVDGQYEVSHDSTNLAILGASVQANLAIPMQNSTEQIQVYSPRKGVKNSSNPAEEFNIRSISPGGVLRYQQDFDNLIITPISFAKEVLGEYDRVSSIEFYLKDGVDINSFGQALQKKIGPDYIVKNREKQNPTLYKNVRVERWVVFFILTLISVIAIFNIVGSLTMLVLDKQKDMTILKGLGGGNDLIQRIFFYEGLMIGIIGCVLGLLIGGIFNYIQSAYGIIRVEDGANTIIDSYPMVSSWSDYILVFVTVTSISGLVSYFSAKLSVRELNKLKATD, from the coding sequence ATGAATCTGCCATTTCTATTTGCTAAAAGATATCTGTTTTCTAAGAAATCAGTAAACGCCATTAACATCATCTCATCTATTAGTGTTATCGGCGTAATGGTAAGTAGTGCAGCACTGATTATTTTGCTGTCTTCTTTCAATGGTATGGAACAGTTGATCCTTTCTATGTACAGTAAGTTTGCCCCTGAGTTGAAGATTGAGCCCCAAAAAGGAAAACTTTTTGACAGCAAACAGAATGTCTTCACCGAGTTACGAAGAGATACCAACGTGATTCATTACACCGAAGTGTTACAAGAAAAGGTCTTGCTACAATATGCAAATAGACAATTTATTGCAAATATAAAAGGCATCGAACCCGAATCGTTAAGTAGAAAGACCGGAGACAGTATTATCGTAGATGGCCAATACGAAGTTAGCCATGATTCTACTAACCTTGCCATTTTAGGAGCCAGCGTCCAGGCAAATCTGGCAATTCCCATGCAGAACTCCACGGAACAAATTCAAGTGTATTCCCCAAGAAAAGGAGTAAAAAATTCTTCAAATCCAGCTGAGGAGTTCAATATCCGATCCATTTCTCCAGGAGGGGTATTACGCTATCAACAAGATTTTGATAATTTGATTATTACACCGATTTCATTTGCGAAAGAAGTTCTTGGAGAATATGATCGCGTTTCATCGATTGAATTTTATCTAAAAGATGGTGTAGATATTAATTCATTTGGGCAAGCCTTACAGAAGAAAATTGGACCAGATTATATCGTAAAGAATAGAGAAAAACAAAATCCTACTTTATATAAAAATGTACGTGTCGAACGCTGGGTAGTCTTTTTTATACTTACCTTGATAAGTGTGATTGCGATCTTTAATATTGTCGGCTCTTTAACCATGCTTGTGCTAGACAAACAAAAGGATATGACAATCCTCAAAGGACTAGGTGGCGGAAATGATCTAATTCAACGTATTTTCTTTTATGAAGGCCTTATGATCGGCATTATTGGGTGTGTATTAGGCCTACTAATAGGTGGCATATTCAATTATATCCAGTCGGCCTATGGAATTATCCGTGTAGAAGATGGAGCTAATACAATTATTGATAGCTATCCTATGGTAAGTAGTTGGAGTGACTACATTTTGGTGTTTGTAACGGTAACCAGTATCTCTGGTTTAGTTTCCTATTTCTCAGCAAAATTAAGTGTCAGAGAATTAAATAAATTAAAGGCGACTGATTAA
- the aroE gene encoding shikimate dehydrogenase (AroE; catalyzes the conversion of shikimate to 3-dehydroshikimate) — MKKLGLIGYPLGHSFSKKYYLEKFHQEHIIDVDYDLYPLAQIADFTTIASNKDFYGVNVTIPYKIAVMDYLDELSEEARTIQAVNCIRISHTSDGATHLKGYNTDAYGFEASLKPLLNPLVDKKALILGNGGAAKAVIYALNQLGITHTLVSRTKQTGQFTYDELNASILADYTVIINCSPVGTFPNTAESPNIPYEYLNERHLCYDLIYNPEETAFLRKSKEKGARTKNGYEMLVLQAEKNWEIWNS; from the coding sequence ATGAAAAAATTAGGCTTAATAGGATACCCATTAGGGCATTCCTTTTCAAAAAAATATTATTTAGAAAAATTTCATCAAGAACATATTATCGATGTGGATTACGATTTATATCCACTTGCTCAAATAGCCGATTTTACAACTATTGCTTCCAATAAAGATTTCTATGGAGTCAATGTAACTATTCCTTACAAAATAGCGGTTATGGATTACTTGGACGAGCTCTCGGAAGAAGCTCGGACAATACAAGCTGTAAACTGTATTCGAATCAGTCATACCTCAGATGGCGCAACACACCTAAAAGGCTACAATACTGATGCCTATGGTTTTGAGGCATCGCTAAAGCCGCTACTAAATCCCTTGGTGGATAAAAAGGCTTTGATTTTAGGTAATGGGGGTGCTGCAAAGGCTGTCATTTATGCCCTGAATCAACTTGGAATAACACATACTTTAGTAAGCAGAACCAAACAGACAGGCCAGTTCACTTATGATGAACTTAATGCTTCTATCCTAGCAGACTATACAGTGATTATCAACTGTTCTCCAGTGGGCACATTTCCCAATACAGCTGAATCTCCGAACATTCCCTACGAGTATTTAAATGAGCGGCACCTTTGTTATGATTTGATTTACAACCCAGAGGAAACAGCTTTTTTACGTAAAAGCAAAGAAAAAGGCGCCAGAACCAAAAACGGATATGAAATGCTGGTTCTACAGGCGGAAAAGAATTGGGAAATCTGGAATAGTTGA
- a CDS encoding sensor histidine kinase, which translates to MNFRQLLLANSAAVGIAISTISFYYKHDLQTALIIFFVAVVTSFLLFNYLFEKYIYRRLNTMYKLIHNLKLGKDLKDAIGEHVSEDPITDAENEVKAWAKDKKNEIEQLKSQEKFRREFLSNISHEFKTPLFATQGYIETLQDGLMEEDMEMAKNFLDKAARNLDRLNYLIQDLDEISKLESGKMVLNIEKFDIVDLIKDTTYSLEDKAKQHNIKIEFKPKAGTPHWVKADRNKIHQVLYNLIDNSLKYGKESGTTKIKIFPLFEQVLIEITDDGYGIEEKNLSRVFERFFRTDKSRSRDIGGSGLGLAIVKHIVEAHQQNVNVRSTEGIGTTFGFTLQKVQAGN; encoded by the coding sequence ATGAATTTTAGACAATTATTACTGGCAAACTCCGCAGCGGTCGGCATTGCAATATCCACGATCAGCTTTTATTACAAACATGACCTGCAAACAGCGCTAATCATTTTCTTTGTTGCTGTGGTAACAAGCTTTCTCCTATTCAACTATCTATTTGAAAAATATATATACCGTAGACTCAATACGATGTATAAACTCATCCATAATCTTAAACTTGGCAAGGATTTGAAAGACGCTATCGGAGAACATGTCAGTGAAGACCCTATAACAGATGCCGAAAACGAAGTCAAAGCCTGGGCAAAAGATAAAAAAAATGAAATAGAGCAATTAAAATCTCAGGAAAAATTCCGCAGAGAATTTTTATCCAACATTTCTCATGAATTCAAAACGCCGCTATTTGCCACCCAAGGTTACATTGAAACCCTGCAAGATGGCCTTATGGAAGAAGATATGGAAATGGCCAAGAATTTCTTAGATAAGGCTGCCCGGAATCTGGACCGGCTAAATTACCTGATTCAGGATCTTGATGAGATATCCAAACTGGAATCTGGAAAAATGGTCCTGAATATAGAGAAATTCGATATCGTTGATCTTATTAAAGACACGACCTACTCTCTTGAGGACAAAGCTAAACAGCACAATATCAAAATAGAATTCAAGCCAAAAGCGGGCACACCACATTGGGTTAAAGCAGACCGCAATAAAATCCACCAGGTATTATACAATTTGATTGACAATTCCCTGAAATATGGAAAAGAGAGCGGAACAACGAAAATCAAGATTTTTCCGCTGTTTGAACAGGTTCTTATCGAGATTACAGACGATGGTTATGGCATCGAGGAAAAAAATCTCAGCCGTGTATTCGAGCGCTTTTTCCGAACTGATAAGAGTCGATCACGCGATATCGGAGGATCAGGATTAGGGTTGGCTATCGTAAAACATATTGTCGAAGCACATCAGCAAAACGTCAATGTCCGTAGTACAGAAGGCATTGGGACAACATTTGGCTTTACTTTACAAAAAGTGCAGGCGGGAAATTAA
- a CDS encoding NifU family protein yields the protein MTLKEKVEQALDTLRPYLETDGGNVSVEEITADNVVRLKLLGACASCSMSIMTFKAGLEQAIKKAVPEITAVEAINLTDPDSPEATLPPVN from the coding sequence ATGACTTTAAAAGAAAAAGTGGAGCAAGCATTAGATACCTTGAGACCATATTTGGAGACTGATGGCGGAAATGTGAGTGTTGAAGAGATTACAGCGGATAATGTCGTGCGTTTAAAACTATTGGGAGCTTGTGCTTCATGTTCAATGAGCATTATGACCTTTAAAGCTGGTTTGGAGCAGGCGATTAAGAAAGCTGTTCCTGAAATTACAGCAGTGGAGGCTATTAATTTGACGGATCCCGATTCCCCAGAAGCAACTTTACCCCCTGTTAATTAG
- a CDS encoding DUF47 domain-containing protein, whose amino-acid sequence MSLNSIFQYFVPKDKKFFPLFEQAGNNLIEMSKLLKDIVNSSNPEKKKELTRKVEDLEHRGDNITHQIHLELGKNFITPFDREDIHSLASSLDDVADFIHGAANRMDLYKVEKATEPMIEIADLLVEATEHVSKAIHELRDLKNIRNITDSCVRINSVENKADYIFDKAVADLFEFEKDAISLIKHKEVLSAMEDATDKCEDVANVLESILVKNA is encoded by the coding sequence ATGTCTTTAAATAGCATTTTTCAATACTTCGTTCCAAAGGATAAAAAATTCTTCCCTTTGTTTGAACAAGCCGGCAACAACTTGATCGAGATGTCAAAGTTGTTAAAAGATATTGTTAACTCAAGCAACCCTGAAAAGAAAAAGGAATTAACACGCAAAGTGGAAGATTTGGAACATAGAGGCGACAACATTACGCATCAAATTCATTTGGAGCTGGGAAAGAACTTTATCACTCCTTTTGACCGCGAAGATATACACTCTTTGGCAAGCTCATTGGACGATGTCGCAGATTTTATACACGGCGCCGCCAATAGAATGGACCTTTACAAGGTTGAAAAGGCTACCGAACCCATGATTGAAATTGCGGACTTATTGGTTGAGGCTACCGAACATGTATCAAAAGCTATTCATGAGCTTAGAGACTTGAAAAATATTCGCAATATCACGGATTCATGTGTTCGCATCAATAGTGTAGAAAACAAAGCCGATTATATCTTCGATAAAGCTGTAGCTGACCTTTTTGAATTTGAAAAAGATGCAATTTCATTAATTAAACACAAAGAAGTGTTGTCTGCAATGGAAGATGCAACCGATAAATGTGAGGATGTTGCTAACGTATTAGAAAGCATTCTAGTTAAAAACGCATAA
- a CDS encoding OmpA family protein produces the protein MNYSTIKKTAVAATLVAALGFAGTAQAQQVFGGRSQYRTWSIGVQGGITTPNNVIGGGNAFGQKVGYFQNKVGEYYGLTVRKQFSHLFGLEVEANRGKIKTYNHDLSGPAAENALGARSVKTDVNWAASLNGVFQLGTIDFLRRENAVNFYAKVGLGAMAYNPVQYDGNDFNGKVVYDNKGKWGEDIVGDREKKGDRDNKLTAFVPVGVGAKFKLSEVVALNLGYTMNFADDQIYGPARQSSYKGKFSTVMAGLEFTLGSKDKQNLTFANPVATLYDELKDPSLRNEVEALKQRVSTLEGTVNTLSADADGDGVSDKFDKCPGTPAGTPVDGSGCPIKFPEPVVNNVTSNGYYAPIQFEFDSSVLKTSSYSTLDKLAKELRDNNSAVQLDGYASAEGSEAYNLTLSKDRANSVKQYLVNAGVSSSSITAKGYGEKNPVASNATEEGRVQNRRVEIKK, from the coding sequence ATGAACTATTCTACAATTAAAAAAACAGCTGTTGCTGCTACATTAGTTGCCGCTTTAGGTTTCGCTGGTACAGCACAAGCTCAACAAGTATTCGGTGGTAGATCACAATACAGAACTTGGTCTATCGGAGTGCAAGGTGGTATTACTACACCGAACAACGTAATCGGTGGTGGTAACGCTTTTGGTCAAAAAGTAGGTTACTTCCAAAATAAAGTAGGTGAGTACTATGGTTTGACAGTACGTAAGCAATTCTCTCACTTATTTGGTTTAGAAGTTGAAGCAAACCGTGGTAAGATCAAAACTTACAACCATGATCTTTCTGGTCCTGCTGCAGAAAACGCATTAGGCGCTCGCTCAGTAAAAACTGACGTAAACTGGGCTGCTAGCTTAAACGGTGTATTCCAATTGGGTACAATCGATTTCTTGAGAAGAGAAAATGCAGTTAATTTCTATGCTAAAGTAGGTTTGGGAGCTATGGCTTACAACCCTGTTCAATACGATGGAAATGACTTCAACGGAAAAGTTGTTTATGATAACAAAGGTAAATGGGGAGAGGATATCGTTGGTGATCGCGAGAAAAAAGGTGACCGCGACAACAAATTGACAGCTTTCGTTCCTGTAGGTGTTGGTGCTAAATTCAAATTATCTGAAGTAGTAGCATTGAACTTAGGTTATACAATGAACTTTGCTGATGATCAAATCTACGGTCCAGCTCGTCAATCTTCTTACAAAGGTAAATTCTCTACAGTTATGGCTGGTTTAGAATTCACTTTAGGTTCGAAAGACAAACAAAACTTGACTTTTGCTAACCCAGTTGCTACATTGTACGATGAGTTGAAAGATCCTTCATTGAGAAACGAAGTTGAAGCATTGAAACAACGTGTAAGCACTTTAGAAGGTACTGTTAACACATTAAGCGCTGATGCTGATGGTGACGGTGTTTCTGATAAATTTGACAAATGTCCTGGTACTCCAGCTGGTACTCCAGTAGATGGTTCAGGATGTCCAATCAAATTCCCAGAGCCAGTTGTTAACAACGTTACATCTAACGGTTACTACGCTCCAATTCAATTTGAATTTGATAGCTCAGTATTGAAAACTTCATCTTACTCTACATTAGACAAATTGGCTAAAGAGTTACGTGATAACAACTCTGCTGTACAATTAGATGGTTATGCATCTGCTGAAGGTTCTGAAGCTTATAACTTAACTTTATCTAAAGACCGTGCTAACTCTGTAAAACAATATTTAGTAAACGCTGGTGTTTCTTCATCAAGCATCACTGCTAAAGGTTACGGAGAGAAAAACCCAGTTGCTTCTAATGCTACTGAAGAAGGTCGTGTTCAAAACCGTCGTGTTGAGATCAAAAAATAA
- a CDS encoding phosphatidylserine decarboxylase family protein, producing MKFHKEGYTTLAIAVLFIFIINAVADYYDAPQYAKWFIYALSAFLFITVVQFFRSPKKVVTAQDGVILCPADGKVVVIEETEENEYFHDKRIQVSIFMSPVNVHVNRNPISGLVTFFKYHPGKFLVAWHPKSSTDNERTTVVVKDKAGREVLFRQIAGALARRIVWYVKEKDEVIQGNEFGFIKFGSRVDLFLPLGTEINVNIGDKVTGAKTIIGKF from the coding sequence ATGAAATTTCATAAAGAAGGATACACCACATTAGCAATCGCTGTACTTTTTATCTTCATTATCAACGCCGTTGCGGATTATTATGATGCTCCGCAATATGCCAAATGGTTTATTTATGCGTTATCAGCATTCTTATTCATTACAGTTGTTCAGTTTTTTAGAAGCCCTAAAAAAGTGGTTACCGCTCAAGATGGCGTAATCCTTTGCCCGGCTGACGGTAAAGTTGTGGTTATCGAAGAAACCGAAGAAAATGAGTATTTCCACGATAAACGTATCCAGGTGTCGATTTTTATGTCCCCGGTTAACGTACACGTCAACAGAAATCCAATCAGTGGTTTGGTCACTTTCTTTAAATATCATCCCGGGAAATTTTTAGTGGCCTGGCATCCCAAATCATCCACAGATAACGAACGCACCACAGTCGTTGTCAAAGATAAAGCAGGAAGAGAGGTTCTTTTCCGCCAGATTGCAGGAGCCTTAGCCCGCCGTATTGTATGGTATGTGAAAGAAAAAGATGAAGTCATACAAGGTAACGAGTTTGGTTTTATCAAATTCGGTTCTCGCGTAGATTTATTTCTTCCTTTAGGAACCGAAATCAATGTTAACATTGGCGACAAGGTTACCGGAGCGAAAACGATTATCGGAAAATTTTAA
- a CDS encoding tetratricopeptide repeat protein — MEEDFEFENPEERKISVDRYEEMLRNEDQYFFDSKAFEGIIDYYAEKNDPVKALQVTEFAISQHPFDITFLLKQAQLFSSIQQYQNALTALDKAELLEASEGDIFLIRGGILGSIGQFDNALEQLFKALPLLDNKDEVYFHIAMIFQAQMNYDKAIIYLKKALKLNMDYQEALYELAYCYDVLDRQEESISFYKKYIDSDPYSYYAWYNLGNSYHKISRFEEALDAYDYAILIKEDFSSAYFNKGNALVNLDRYQEALDVYKQTFEYEQPSADTYCAIGECYEKLEQMEEARNYYKKAVKLDAELADAWFGIGVTLDFEERYFESLHFYKKALELEDTNPDYWFAIADARYKLQQIDLAEEAYKKVVALNPTDIDAWLDYSSILFEQSKIEEAINVISDAITQNPNAAELYYRVVAYLFANGQYNEALNFLELGLATDPDKHHILFDYLPQLQGNQIITEIVKKYTKPKD; from the coding sequence ATGGAAGAGGATTTTGAATTTGAAAACCCCGAGGAAAGAAAAATCTCGGTAGACAGATATGAGGAAATGCTTCGAAACGAGGATCAGTATTTTTTTGACTCCAAAGCTTTTGAAGGAATTATTGATTACTACGCTGAAAAAAATGACCCTGTTAAGGCTCTACAGGTTACCGAATTTGCGATCAGCCAACACCCTTTTGATATTACATTTCTGTTGAAACAGGCACAGCTGTTTTCATCGATTCAACAATATCAGAATGCACTCACGGCGCTTGATAAAGCGGAATTATTAGAAGCGTCTGAAGGTGACATTTTCTTGATCCGTGGCGGCATATTAGGCAGCATCGGCCAGTTTGATAATGCCTTGGAACAGCTCTTCAAAGCACTTCCGCTATTAGATAATAAAGATGAGGTCTATTTCCATATCGCCATGATCTTTCAAGCGCAGATGAATTATGACAAAGCAATAATTTATCTCAAGAAAGCACTTAAGCTTAACATGGATTACCAGGAAGCACTCTATGAATTGGCCTACTGTTATGATGTATTGGATAGACAAGAGGAAAGCATCTCCTTTTATAAAAAGTACATTGATTCAGACCCATACTCCTACTATGCTTGGTACAATTTGGGAAACTCTTACCATAAAATCAGCCGGTTTGAGGAAGCTTTAGACGCATACGACTATGCTATCTTAATTAAGGAAGATTTTTCTTCAGCTTATTTCAATAAGGGTAACGCTCTTGTCAATTTAGACCGCTATCAAGAAGCATTGGATGTTTACAAACAAACATTTGAGTATGAACAACCAAGTGCTGATACTTATTGTGCGATAGGCGAATGTTATGAAAAACTTGAGCAGATGGAAGAAGCCCGCAATTATTACAAAAAGGCAGTAAAATTGGATGCGGAGCTTGCTGATGCCTGGTTCGGTATTGGGGTGACCTTAGATTTCGAAGAACGCTATTTTGAATCACTTCATTTTTATAAAAAAGCATTGGAACTGGAGGATACAAACCCCGATTACTGGTTTGCGATTGCTGATGCCCGATACAAACTACAACAAATAGATCTTGCAGAAGAAGCCTATAAAAAGGTCGTCGCTTTAAACCCAACAGATATAGATGCGTGGCTCGATTATTCCTCAATTCTATTTGAACAAAGTAAAATTGAAGAAGCTATTAATGTAATATCCGATGCCATCACACAAAATCCAAATGCAGCAGAACTGTACTATCGTGTGGTTGCTTATCTGTTTGCCAATGGACAATACAATGAAGCGCTTAACTTTTTAGAGCTTGGCTTAGCGACTGATCCCGATAAGCATCATATTCTTTTTGATTACCTTCCGCAGCTACAAGGAAATCAGATCATTACTGAAATTGTAAAAAAATATACAAAGCCGAAAGATTAA
- a CDS encoding MBL fold metallo-hydrolase: MLTIKTFTFNPYQENTYLLYNESGNAIIIDPGMYGEQDQQELLAFMANNNLKPTLLLNTHCHIDHVLGNSFVHEKFGLLPQFHEGEVPILVAVQNYAPQMGIRYDISPIGETFLNDDDTVYLDNDELKVILAPGHSPAHICFYSADQKFLIGGDVLFRNSIGRTDLPGGNHQQLLDSIKTKLYTLPDDTIVYPGHGPSTTIGFEKNSNPFIRG, from the coding sequence ATGCTTACGATAAAAACATTCACGTTCAATCCATATCAGGAAAATACTTACCTGCTCTATAACGAGTCAGGAAATGCTATTATCATTGATCCAGGGATGTATGGCGAGCAAGATCAGCAAGAACTATTAGCTTTCATGGCAAACAATAACCTCAAGCCGACACTCCTATTAAATACACATTGCCATATTGACCATGTTTTAGGGAATAGTTTTGTCCATGAAAAATTTGGCTTGCTCCCACAGTTCCACGAAGGTGAAGTACCGATTTTAGTAGCGGTTCAGAATTACGCTCCCCAAATGGGCATCCGATACGACATTTCACCAATTGGAGAAACATTTCTAAATGACGATGATACCGTTTATTTGGATAATGATGAGCTAAAAGTCATTCTTGCACCTGGACATTCTCCAGCACATATCTGCTTTTATTCAGCTGATCAAAAATTCTTGATCGGGGGAGATGTCCTATTTCGCAATAGCATTGGCCGTACCGATCTTCCTGGTGGAAATCACCAGCAGCTTTTAGATAGCATAAAAACAAAACTTTATACCTTACCCGACGACACGATCGTCTATCCTGGGCATGGGCCATCCACAACGATTGGCTTTGAAAAGAATTCTAATCCATTTATCCGAGGATAG